In the Hordeum vulgare subsp. vulgare chromosome 7H, MorexV3_pseudomolecules_assembly, whole genome shotgun sequence genome, one interval contains:
- the LOC123407601 gene encoding histone H3.2-like — protein sequence MARTKQTARKSTGGKAPRKQLATKAARKSAPATGGVKKPHRFRPGTVALREIRKYQKSTELLIRKLPFQRLVREIAQDFKTDLRFQSSAVSALQEAAEAYLVGMFEDTNLCAIHAKRVTIMPKDIQLARRIRGERA from the coding sequence ATGGCCCGCACCAAGCAGACGGCGCGCAAGTCCACCGGCGGCAAGGCGCCGAGGAAGCAGCTGGCGACCAAGGCTGCGCGCAAGTCCGCCCCGGCCACCGGCGGCGTGAAGAAGCCGCACAGGTTCCGCCCTGGAACTGTCGCCCTCCGGGAGATCCGCAAGTACCAGAAGAGCACGGAGCTGCTCATCCGCAAGCTCCCCTTCCAGCGCCTCGTCCGGGAGATCGCGCAGGACTTCAAGACCGACCTCCGCTTCCAGTCCTCCGCCGTCTCCGCGCTCCAGGAGGCCGCCGAGGCGTACCTCGTCGGGATGTTCGAGGACACCAACCTCTGCGCCATCCACGCCAAGCGCGTCACCATCATGCCCAAGGACATCCAGCTCGCCCGCCGCATCCGTGGGGAGCGCGCCTAG